In one Melospiza melodia melodia isolate bMelMel2 chromosome 5, bMelMel2.pri, whole genome shotgun sequence genomic region, the following are encoded:
- the TMEM129 gene encoding E3 ubiquitin-protein ligase TM129 has translation MESPAVTFTLAYLVFAVCFVFPPDEVRSAGLTVQSLLSAWLGSEDAAFVQYHLRRSTGTLLAHSLLPLGYYLGMCFAAPEKHLCFFYLASKEWKTFFFFAVLLPAITSALAYYWSRKGWNNHPLARTLAVHALPQSGWRAVASSINTEFRRIDKFATGAPGARVIVTDTWVIKVTTYCLHVAQQQDIHLTVTDSRQHELTPDSNVPVQFLTIRVASVNPYVKAFDIRLNSTEYGELREKLRAPIINAANVVIHQSLSDLFLETFTSLVEINQTYHVPSTQELEPCIGCMQTIANIKLIKNCQEPNEGECQQCYCRPMWCLTCMGKWFASRQDQQHPETWLSSQVPCPTCRAKFCILDVCLIR, from the exons ATGGAGAGCCCCGCGGTGACCTTCACGCTGGCCTACCTGGTGTTCGCCGTGTGCTTCGTGTTCCCGCCCGACGAGGTGCGCTCGGCGGGGCTGACGGTGCAGAGCCTGCTGTCCGCCTGGCTGGGCAGCGAGGACGCGGCCTTCGTGCAGTACCACCTGCGGCGCAGCACCGGCACACTGCTGGCGCACTCCCTGCTGCCCCTCG gttATTACCTTGGTATGTGCTTTGCTGCACCTGAAAAACATCTTTGTTTTTTCTACCTGGCTTCAAAAGAGTGGAAAACTTTCTTCTTCTTTGCCGTTCTCCTGCCAGCAATCACCAGTGCCCTGGCATATTACTGGTCACGGAAAGGTTGGAATAATCATCCACTAGCCCGGACACTCGCTGTTCATGCCCTCCCACAGTCAGGCTGGAGGGCAGTGGCTTCTTCCATCAACACAGAATTCAGGAGAATCGACAAATTCGCTACGGGAGCGCCAGGAGCCAGGGTGATTGTCACGGACACGTGGGTGATTAAAGTGACCACCTACTGTTTACATGTTGCCCAGCAGCAGGACATTCACTTGACGGTGACAGACTCCAGACAGCACGAGCTCACCCCAGACTCCAACGTGCCCGTGCAGTTCCTGACCATCCGCGTTGCCAGCGTTAATCCCTACGTCAAGGCGTTCGATATCCG GTTGAACTCCACAGAGTATGGGGAGCTCCGGGAGAAGCTCCGTGCTCCGATCATCAATGCAGCTAATGTTGTCATCCATCAAAGCCTTAGTGATTTATTTTTAGAAACCTTTACATCTCTGGTGGAAATAAACCAGACATACCACGTTCCAAGCACTCAG gagctggagcCCTGCATAGGCTGTATGCAGACTATTGCCAACATCAAGCTCATCAAGAACTGCCAGGAGCCCAACGAGGGGGAATGCCAGCAGTGCTACTGCCGGCCCATGTGGTGCCTCACCTGCATGGGCAAGTGGTTTGCCAGCAGGCAGGACCAGCAGCACCCCGAGACCTGGCTGTCCAGCCAAGTGCCTTGCCCGACTTGCCGAGCCAAATTTTGCATCCTAGATGTTTGCCTAATACGATGA